From Acinonyx jubatus isolate Ajub_Pintada_27869175 chromosome B2, VMU_Ajub_asm_v1.0, whole genome shotgun sequence, a single genomic window includes:
- the LOC106982034 gene encoding 60S ribosomal protein L17-like translates to MVRYSLDPENQTKSCKSRGSNLRIHFKNTRETAQAIKGMHIRKATKYLKDVTLQKQCVPFPHYNGGVGRCAQAKQWGWTQGRWPKKSAKFLLHMLKNAESNAELKGLDVDSLVIEHIQVNKAPEMRRRTYRAHGQINPYMSSPCHIEMILTEKEQIVPKTEEEAAQKKKISQKKLKKQKLMARE, encoded by the coding sequence ATGGTTCGCTATTCCCTTGACCCGGAAAACCAGACAAAATCATGCAAATCAAGAGGTTCAAATCTTCGCATTCACTTTAAGAACACACGGGAAACTGCCCAGGCCATCAAGGGTATGCATATCCGAAAAGCCACCAAGTATCTGAAAGATGTCACTTTGCAGAAGCAATGTGTGCCATTCCCACACTACAATGGTGGGGTTGGTAGGTGTGCCCAGGCCAAACAGTGGGGCTGGACACAGGGTCGGTGGCCCAAAAAGAGTGCCAAATTTTTACTGCACATGCTTAAAAATGCAGAGAGTAATGCTGAACTTAAGGGTTTAGATGTAGATTCTCTGGTCATTGAGCACATCCAGGTGAACAAAGCCCCCGAAATGCGGCGTAGAACTTACAGGGCTCATGGTCAGATTAACCCATACATGAGCTCTCCCTGCCACATTGAGATGATCCTTACTGAAAAAGAGCAGATTGTTCCTAAAACAGAAGAGGAGGctgcacagaagaaaaagatatcccagaagaaactgaagaaacaaaaacttatggCCCGGGAGTAA